In Lentibacillus amyloliquefaciens, one DNA window encodes the following:
- a CDS encoding RDD family protein: MKRITKKRFKAYLIDAAISATVTYAVECFVRKKVKNEAVHALVTPTAVMWTLEWAQLRRSGQTLGFKQQRLVLEDETGQEPSSEQIFKRMAYRDTIGGFSYLKDPKGFSEDEGAIMAQDRYAGTKVRED; encoded by the coding sequence ATGAAACGCATTACCAAAAAACGATTCAAGGCATACCTGATTGATGCGGCAATCTCAGCTACGGTTACATATGCGGTTGAATGTTTTGTGAGAAAAAAAGTGAAGAATGAAGCGGTTCATGCGCTGGTGACGCCGACTGCAGTCATGTGGACGCTGGAATGGGCGCAATTGCGCAGGAGTGGTCAAACGCTTGGGTTTAAACAGCAAAGGCTTGTGCTGGAAGATGAAACGGGTCAAGAGCCATCGTCTGAGCAAATTTTCAAACGGATGGCGTACCGTGATACAATAGGCGGCTTCAGCTACCTGAAAGACCCGAAAGGCTTCTCTGAAGATGAAGGAGCGATCATGGCACAAGACCGTTATGCCGGCACGAAAGTAAGAGAAGATTAA
- a CDS encoding YfiT family bacillithiol transferase, with product MEVKFPIGKLEVPNKVTLENIQEWLKEIETYTSRLRETVDSLNDEELSRTYRDGSWTVRELVHHIADSQLNMFQRLKLALTDENPTVPAFDQEKWAVQPDTKLPVESSIKLLEGINERIVSLGYSLTEKQLNRAFIHRENGEITVATKVAKLAWHEEHHLAHIKIALSK from the coding sequence ATGGAGGTAAAATTTCCAATTGGGAAGTTAGAAGTTCCTAACAAAGTAACATTAGAAAATATTCAAGAATGGCTGAAGGAAATCGAAACTTACACGAGCCGATTAAGAGAAACTGTTGATTCATTAAACGATGAAGAATTAAGCAGAACCTACCGTGATGGCAGCTGGACAGTTCGCGAGCTTGTTCATCACATTGCAGATTCTCAGCTGAACATGTTTCAGCGTTTGAAGTTGGCTTTAACAGATGAAAACCCAACAGTACCAGCTTTCGATCAAGAAAAGTGGGCAGTTCAACCGGATACAAAACTTCCTGTAGAAAGTTCCATTAAACTGCTTGAAGGTATAAATGAACGCATCGTATCTTTAGGATATAGTTTAACTGAAAAGCAACTAAATCGAGCTTTTATTCACCGGGAAAACGGTGAAATAACAGTTGCAACAAAAGTTGCGAAATTAGCTTGGCACGAAGAGCACCACTTAGCCCATATAAAAATTGCATTATCAAAATAA
- a CDS encoding thiolase family protein has protein sequence MENVYLVEGARTAFGRFGGSFKNTTDIELGVHAAQGALEKSGMSAEEMDELTFGNVIHTNTSSSYLARHIALKTGMKESSTALTVNRLCGSGLQAIVSSAQNIMLNHAHTALAGGTENMSQSPHVLRGTRFGSPNKAPKVDDMLWETLTDRYVGAGMGMTAENLADKYHISREEQDAFAVQSHVKAQQAIESGRFAEEIVPVTVKAKKQEVAVDEDEHVREDLKMEDLSKLPAAFKEDGTVTAGNASGINDGSAAVVLASESYVKQANVKPLARIVSWGIAGVDPNIMGIGPVPSMKTALKNAGLSLNDMGLIELNEAFAAQSLAVLKELDINPEIVNVNGGAVALGHPVGTSGSRITYSLATEMKKRNTKYGLATLCIGGGQGIAMILKNTAG, from the coding sequence ATGGAGAATGTTTATCTGGTAGAAGGGGCACGAACAGCTTTTGGCAGATTCGGAGGGTCATTCAAGAATACCACAGATATTGAATTAGGTGTTCATGCAGCACAAGGAGCACTGGAGAAAAGTGGAATGTCAGCTGAGGAAATGGATGAATTGACCTTTGGCAATGTCATTCATACCAATACATCTTCATCGTATCTGGCACGTCACATTGCGCTGAAAACCGGTATGAAGGAAAGTTCCACTGCACTGACGGTCAATCGCTTATGCGGATCCGGGCTTCAGGCCATTGTGTCAAGCGCTCAAAATATTATGCTGAACCATGCCCATACTGCGCTGGCAGGCGGAACAGAAAACATGAGTCAATCCCCGCATGTGTTAAGAGGAACGCGCTTTGGCTCGCCCAACAAAGCACCAAAAGTTGATGATATGCTCTGGGAAACACTGACGGACAGGTATGTTGGAGCCGGGATGGGGATGACGGCTGAGAACTTAGCGGATAAATATCATATTTCCAGAGAAGAACAAGATGCGTTTGCCGTTCAGTCACATGTCAAAGCACAACAAGCCATTGAGTCGGGCCGATTTGCCGAAGAAATTGTACCAGTCACAGTAAAAGCAAAGAAACAGGAAGTTGCCGTTGATGAAGATGAACATGTCCGAGAGGATTTAAAGATGGAAGACCTGTCAAAATTGCCGGCAGCTTTTAAGGAAGATGGCACTGTAACGGCCGGCAATGCCAGTGGTATCAATGACGGCTCTGCAGCAGTGGTCCTCGCTTCCGAATCGTATGTTAAACAAGCAAACGTCAAACCGTTGGCACGAATTGTTTCATGGGGAATTGCAGGGGTCGACCCGAATATTATGGGAATCGGGCCTGTTCCTTCGATGAAAACAGCTTTAAAAAATGCCGGTCTGTCATTAAATGATATGGGGTTAATCGAATTGAACGAAGCATTTGCTGCTCAATCGCTCGCTGTATTAAAAGAGCTTGATATTAACCCTGAAATCGTGAATGTCAATGGCGGTGCAGTGGCGCTGGGGCATCCCGTTGGCACAAGCGGCAGCCGTATCACGTATTCTTTGGCGACAGAAATGAAAAAACGCAACACAAAATATGGCTTAGCGACTTTATGTATAGGCGGCGGACAGGGCATCGCGATGATATTGAAAAATACCGCTGGCTGA
- a CDS encoding MarR family winged helix-turn-helix transcriptional regulator, protein MDNLNLIKLISERHFQLRDLSESLWNEQWDIHMANSEWLILAGVYQKGETPISWVTKQVNITRQATHKFIKRLKEKGLVQVTELKDNKKEKSIKITDLGKKCYEQNESLEIWLEQQIADKIGAEKVNELKRLLKSEWGLKDENSLKT, encoded by the coding sequence TTGGATAATCTAAATTTAATCAAATTAATCAGTGAACGGCATTTTCAGCTTCGGGATTTATCGGAGAGTCTTTGGAATGAACAATGGGATATCCATATGGCTAACTCGGAGTGGCTTATTTTGGCGGGGGTTTATCAGAAAGGCGAAACACCTATTTCATGGGTGACAAAACAGGTCAATATTACCCGGCAGGCCACGCATAAATTCATTAAACGCCTCAAGGAAAAAGGATTAGTCCAGGTTACAGAGCTGAAAGATAATAAAAAAGAAAAATCAATCAAGATAACCGATCTTGGCAAGAAATGTTATGAACAAAATGAATCGCTGGAGATCTGGCTTGAACAGCAAATTGCTGATAAAATTGGTGCTGAAAAAGTGAATGAGCTGAAGAGACTATTGAAATCTGAATGGGGATTAAAGGATGAAAATTCTTTGAAAACATAA
- a CDS encoding CarD family transcriptional regulator translates to MHDIGDLIIYSGHGICRVDDISDKNLNGSVKKYYVLRPIEDNHQLTINTPADNSKIKIQNLIRKSEAEIILTSFQSNGIDWIDNSHSRIRQYKNTVDTGNRVEIAKIANTLMRKKDALEAEGKKFFEQDNKLLASIQNILFKELSIVLDTTIEDIHEKVNQNLYHTV, encoded by the coding sequence ATGCATGATATTGGCGATCTAATTATCTATTCGGGACATGGCATATGCCGTGTGGACGACATCTCTGATAAAAACCTGAACGGTTCAGTAAAAAAATACTACGTGCTTCGTCCGATTGAAGATAATCACCAATTAACAATTAACACCCCTGCAGACAACAGTAAAATCAAAATACAAAATCTGATTAGGAAAAGTGAAGCAGAAATAATCCTGACATCATTTCAATCGAACGGAATTGACTGGATTGACAATAGCCATTCCCGAATTCGACAATATAAGAATACCGTTGATACTGGAAACCGGGTGGAAATTGCCAAAATAGCCAATACCCTCATGCGGAAAAAAGATGCGCTCGAGGCGGAAGGAAAAAAGTTTTTTGAACAAGACAACAAACTTTTAGCCAGCATCCAGAACATTTTGTTTAAAGAATTATCGATTGTACTAGATACGACAATTGAAGACATTCATGAAAAAGTAAATCAGAATTTGTATCATACCGTTTAA
- a CDS encoding SAM hydrolase/SAM-dependent halogenase family protein: MNNKLVLQSDFGLSDGAVSAMYGVALSVAPDLRIFDLTHGIPQFNIWEGSYRLYQTVSYWPKETVFVSVVDPGVGTDRLSVVAKTKENKYIVTPDNGTLTHVKQNMGITAIREIDENVNRLPQSGESYTFHGRDVYAYTGARLAAGKIRFQEVGRALKVDDIAEIDQNQPYRDENGTIHGNIDIHDVRFGNLWTNIEHDLFKEANFKYGDSFEVTIANNTRQVYKNIMTFGHSFADSHLGEPLIYVNSLNKLGVAINQGSFAKAYHIESGLNWKITIRRT; the protein is encoded by the coding sequence ATGAACAATAAATTAGTACTTCAATCAGATTTTGGCTTAAGCGACGGTGCTGTTAGTGCGATGTACGGTGTAGCCCTATCGGTTGCTCCGGACTTAAGAATATTCGACTTGACACACGGTATACCGCAGTTCAATATTTGGGAAGGGTCTTACCGGCTATATCAAACTGTTTCCTATTGGCCTAAAGAGACGGTATTTGTTTCTGTTGTTGACCCGGGTGTCGGAACCGATCGTTTAAGTGTCGTTGCTAAAACAAAAGAGAATAAGTATATTGTTACGCCCGACAACGGTACATTGACGCACGTTAAACAAAACATGGGCATCACTGCCATTCGGGAAATTGATGAGAATGTCAATCGGCTGCCTCAATCAGGTGAGTCTTATACATTCCATGGCCGCGATGTTTATGCGTACACAGGAGCAAGATTAGCTGCAGGCAAGATTCGTTTTCAGGAAGTTGGCCGTGCGTTAAAAGTTGATGATATTGCTGAAATTGATCAAAACCAGCCGTACCGTGATGAAAATGGCACAATCCATGGCAATATCGATATTCATGATGTTCGTTTTGGCAATCTCTGGACTAATATAGAACACGATTTATTCAAGGAAGCTAATTTTAAATACGGTGATTCATTTGAAGTGACGATTGCCAACAATACCCGACAGGTTTATAAAAATATCATGACATTTGGGCATTCTTTTGCAGACAGTCATTTGGGTGAGCCGCTTATCTACGTCAATTCCCTTAATAAGCTGGGGGTTGCGATTAACCAGGGATCATTTGCGAAAGCCTATCACATCGAATCGGGATTGAATTGGAAGATTACCATTCGGCGCACCTGA
- a CDS encoding aldo/keto reductase: MTREIPEITLNDGIHIPAIGFGTYKLWGNEGAAAIASAIDNGYRLIDSAYNYENEGTVGTALKRTSVPREELRIASKLPGRYHTYDKAVKAIQESLYRAELDYYDLYLIHWPNPIQDYYVEAWQALIDAKKWGLIRSIGVSNFLPEHMERLEKETGVLPSINQVELHPFFNQKEQRQWHEANGVATESWSPLARTNDVLTNDAIIQIAEKHNKTASQIILRWHYQLGSVPIPKSASPKRQLENLSIFDFNLDNDDMAELDKLTRPDGRMNDQDPAVYEEF, encoded by the coding sequence ATGACCCGAGAAATACCAGAAATCACACTAAATGACGGTATACATATACCGGCGATTGGCTTTGGAACGTACAAACTATGGGGGAATGAGGGCGCGGCAGCCATTGCGAGTGCCATCGATAATGGATACCGTCTCATCGACTCGGCGTACAATTATGAGAATGAGGGGACCGTCGGCACAGCACTGAAGCGGACATCCGTACCCCGCGAAGAATTGCGCATTGCATCAAAACTGCCCGGCCGCTATCATACCTATGACAAAGCGGTAAAAGCAATTCAAGAATCACTCTACCGGGCTGAGTTGGACTATTATGATCTGTATCTAATCCACTGGCCGAACCCTATACAGGATTACTATGTTGAAGCTTGGCAGGCTTTAATTGATGCCAAGAAATGGGGCCTGATCCGCTCCATCGGTGTTTCGAACTTTTTGCCGGAGCACATGGAACGCCTCGAAAAAGAAACAGGTGTATTGCCGAGCATCAATCAGGTCGAACTGCATCCGTTCTTTAATCAGAAAGAGCAACGCCAGTGGCATGAAGCAAACGGGGTTGCCACTGAATCTTGGAGCCCTTTAGCCCGTACGAATGACGTTTTGACTAACGATGCGATTATACAAATTGCTGAGAAACATAATAAGACTGCTTCACAAATTATCCTGCGCTGGCATTATCAGCTTGGTTCCGTGCCCATTCCAAAATCGGCATCACCAAAACGCCAGCTGGAAAACCTGTCGATCTTTGATTTTAATTTAGATAATGACGATATGGCGGAACTGGACAAATTGACACGTCCCGATGGCCGCATGAATGACCAGGATCCTGCTGTTTATGAGGAATTTTGA
- a CDS encoding SDR family oxidoreductase — MKKILVAGANGQIGKHLVTFIQKSDNMEAKAMIRSKEQASFFEELGAETVVADLEESVDSIAKAAEDIDAVVFTAGSGGHTGKDKTVMVDLDGAVKTIEATKSAGVKRFVMISSFDTTREAILEANASFAPYVAAKHYADEWLKRADLDYTIIHPGLLTNDEGTGQVNLAPKVERDEIPREDIARVILASLENDKTIGKEFQVVGGTKSIKEAVESI; from the coding sequence TTGAAAAAGATTCTTGTTGCAGGAGCTAACGGTCAAATTGGAAAGCACTTGGTTACATTTATTCAGAAGAGTGACAACATGGAAGCAAAGGCAATGATTCGCAGCAAGGAACAAGCCTCCTTTTTTGAAGAGCTTGGCGCAGAAACTGTTGTGGCAGATTTGGAGGAAAGTGTCGATTCGATTGCCAAAGCTGCTGAAGATATTGATGCGGTTGTATTCACGGCAGGTTCCGGCGGCCATACAGGCAAGGACAAAACCGTTATGGTCGACTTAGACGGTGCCGTCAAAACAATCGAAGCAACTAAATCAGCCGGTGTGAAACGGTTTGTCATGATCAGTTCATTTGATACCACACGTGAAGCCATTTTGGAAGCTAATGCATCATTTGCGCCGTATGTTGCGGCAAAACATTATGCCGATGAATGGCTTAAGAGAGCCGACCTGGATTATACGATTATCCATCCCGGATTACTGACGAATGATGAAGGAACCGGGCAAGTTAACTTAGCGCCCAAGGTTGAAAGGGATGAGATACCAAGAGAGGATATCGCACGTGTCATCCTGGCCAGCCTGGAAAATGATAAAACCATTGGAAAAGAGTTTCAAGTGGTCGGTGGAACGAAATCTATTAAGGAAGCGGTAGAGTCAATCTGA
- a CDS encoding carboxymuconolactone decarboxylase family protein, whose protein sequence is MADIFYQKSHAQHLNQLKELAPDQTKAFSDFNEGVFKDGALTTKDKEIIAVSVAHVTQCPYCIDSHTKNAKKEGASLEELVEAVMVTSAVEAGGAVTHGTNMHNALSEDADDTLYERSNLKNLNQLGKNAKDAFQGYSKFNDAAMKEGKLSKKFKEIVAVAIGHATLCPYCIDVHTKNANQQGATEEELSEAVLVASALLAGGSYAHMANMINSYGEA, encoded by the coding sequence ATGGCTGATATTTTCTATCAAAAGAGTCATGCGCAGCACTTGAATCAACTGAAAGAGCTCGCGCCTGACCAGACAAAAGCTTTTTCAGACTTTAATGAAGGTGTGTTCAAGGATGGTGCACTAACCACGAAAGATAAAGAAATCATTGCGGTTTCGGTTGCTCATGTAACCCAATGCCCGTACTGTATTGATAGCCATACGAAAAACGCCAAAAAGGAAGGCGCTTCACTCGAGGAACTGGTGGAAGCTGTGATGGTGACATCGGCAGTAGAAGCAGGCGGTGCAGTAACACATGGCACGAATATGCATAATGCACTGTCAGAGGATGCAGATGACACACTGTATGAACGTTCGAACCTGAAGAACCTCAATCAACTGGGCAAAAATGCTAAAGACGCATTCCAGGGCTATTCCAAATTTAATGATGCGGCTATGAAAGAAGGAAAACTGAGTAAAAAATTTAAGGAAATTGTAGCGGTTGCTATTGGACATGCAACGCTTTGCCCTTATTGCATCGATGTCCATACCAAAAATGCGAATCAGCAGGGAGCGACTGAAGAGGAATTATCCGAAGCGGTATTGGTCGCTTCTGCACTGCTTGCCGGCGGATCATATGCACATATGGCGAATATGATCAACAGTTATGGCGAGGCCTAA
- a CDS encoding ABC transporter ATP-binding protein: MTTNSQPLVALQQVDKRFETAGKTNHVLADISFNVKKGEFVSLLGESGCGKSTILNLIGGFEKPTGGQVSLDGKMVRKPGRHCVMLFQEYGLLPWRSVLKNVELGLEPLGLSPNERHERAMSYLRLVGLETSTGQFPEELSGGMKQRVAIARALAMKPELILMDEPFAALDTFNRYYLQDELLRLQEKEETTIVLVTHDIDEAVYLSDRVLIMKPHPGRISKSLKIDPAKPRDRSHDDFHYYRRLIFEEFQFTQSHQQPDFQI; encoded by the coding sequence TTGACGACCAATAGCCAGCCACTGGTGGCATTACAACAAGTGGACAAACGCTTTGAAACAGCCGGAAAAACCAATCATGTACTGGCAGATATTTCCTTTAACGTGAAAAAAGGGGAATTTGTTTCTCTTTTAGGAGAGAGCGGCTGCGGCAAGAGTACCATTCTCAACTTAATCGGCGGCTTTGAAAAACCTACTGGCGGCCAGGTTTCACTGGATGGCAAAATGGTTCGGAAACCCGGAAGACACTGCGTCATGTTGTTTCAGGAATACGGCCTCCTGCCTTGGCGTTCCGTTTTGAAGAATGTTGAACTCGGCCTTGAACCACTCGGTTTATCGCCAAATGAAAGGCATGAACGCGCGATGTCCTATTTGCGATTGGTAGGACTGGAAACAAGCACCGGCCAATTCCCTGAAGAATTATCGGGTGGCATGAAGCAGCGGGTCGCTATCGCAAGAGCTCTCGCCATGAAGCCGGAGCTCATTCTCATGGATGAACCTTTTGCAGCACTTGACACGTTTAACCGGTATTATCTCCAAGATGAACTCCTTCGTCTTCAGGAAAAAGAAGAGACTACAATTGTCCTTGTTACCCATGACATTGATGAGGCTGTCTACTTATCGGACCGCGTTCTGATCATGAAACCTCATCCGGGTCGTATCAGTAAAAGCTTAAAGATTGATCCCGCAAAGCCCCGGGACCGGAGTCATGACGATTTTCATTACTATCGGCGGCTTATCTTTGAAGAATTTCAATTTACCCAGTCACACCAACAGCCTGACTTTCAAATATAA
- a CDS encoding ABC transporter substrate-binding protein, with protein MKRCQKPAAILLIASLLLLSACGADSHAQQKKTLKIGYLPITHAAPVYFEKEIAEKYLGDVELELVKFGTWIDLMDALNTGRIDGASALIELAMKSREKGIDLKAVALGHKDGNAAIVSPEVNQVEDMAGTSVAIPHTLSSHNILMARMLEKGGMSYDDVHMVEMPPPEMPSALATGQISSYVVAEPFGALGVTMDQGKVLYQSEELWPGSLCCALVLRNGLIQNHPEISQKFMNGYVAAGKEAGKDDEHTHSIHKKYLDVNDEALKLSLGWISYDDLKVTKEDYEVLRDSLIEMGLSDGPPSYENFVNNSLIDEAINTYEK; from the coding sequence ATGAAACGATGCCAAAAGCCTGCCGCTATTCTATTAATCGCTTCACTGCTGTTACTATCCGCCTGCGGTGCTGATAGCCATGCGCAGCAAAAGAAAACCTTAAAGATTGGCTATCTCCCAATAACTCATGCCGCTCCCGTCTATTTTGAAAAAGAAATTGCCGAGAAATACCTGGGTGATGTGGAGTTGGAGCTGGTGAAATTCGGAACATGGATTGACTTAATGGACGCGTTAAATACCGGGCGGATTGATGGTGCCTCCGCCTTGATTGAACTTGCCATGAAATCAAGAGAAAAAGGAATCGATTTGAAAGCAGTCGCTTTAGGTCATAAAGACGGCAATGCCGCCATTGTTTCTCCTGAAGTGAACCAAGTGGAGGATATGGCCGGCACGAGTGTTGCCATCCCGCACACTCTGTCTTCCCACAATATTCTGATGGCGCGAATGTTGGAGAAGGGCGGCATGAGCTATGATGATGTACATATGGTGGAAATGCCACCGCCTGAGATGCCTTCCGCACTTGCAACCGGTCAGATTTCAAGCTATGTGGTAGCTGAGCCTTTTGGGGCGCTTGGTGTGACGATGGATCAGGGAAAAGTGCTGTATCAGTCCGAGGAATTATGGCCGGGGTCCCTTTGCTGTGCTCTCGTATTACGTAATGGACTTATCCAGAACCACCCTGAGATTTCCCAAAAATTTATGAACGGCTATGTTGCAGCCGGAAAAGAAGCAGGAAAAGATGATGAGCATACCCATTCCATTCATAAGAAATATTTAGACGTAAACGATGAAGCATTGAAACTTTCCCTGGGGTGGATTTCATATGATGATCTCAAGGTTACTAAGGAAGACTATGAGGTCCTGAGGGACAGTTTAATAGAAATGGGGCTGTCAGATGGCCCGCCGTCATATGAAAATTTTGTCAACAATTCACTGATAGACGAGGCGATAAATACTTATGAAAAATAA
- a CDS encoding winged helix-turn-helix transcriptional regulator, producing the protein MKANYNLPCNIAQTLNIVGDRWTLLILHEILMGASTFNEIKKGLDGISSNLLSDRLKYLADSGLVINSLYSDHPPRYQYSLTESGRDLEPVFHSLLIWGRNHLEKCYKKLVHDTCRHEVEIAYYCSHCEENVSEDELLVLPYGEKEEVSL; encoded by the coding sequence ATGAAAGCTAATTATAATCTGCCATGCAATATTGCGCAGACATTGAATATCGTCGGGGACAGATGGACATTGCTGATTCTCCATGAAATCCTGATGGGTGCCTCGACTTTTAATGAAATCAAAAAAGGACTGGATGGTATTTCTTCCAATTTATTATCGGACCGGTTGAAATACCTGGCAGACAGTGGATTAGTTATCAATTCTCTGTACTCAGACCATCCGCCGAGATATCAGTATTCATTGACGGAGAGCGGCCGTGATTTGGAACCTGTCTTTCATTCATTGTTGATCTGGGGACGGAACCATCTGGAGAAATGCTACAAAAAATTAGTCCATGATACTTGCCGGCATGAAGTGGAAATAGCATATTATTGCTCCCACTGCGAAGAAAACGTATCGGAAGATGAACTCCTTGTCTTGCCTTACGGTGAGAAGGAAGAAGTGTCATTGTAA
- a CDS encoding DUF4242 domain-containing protein, translating into MGLYLVETTFDGEITDKNALETKVSEVKETVGKDGINLIEVQAAKDSSRSFLIFESEKEESALADTLKENGVNVDLIKAVRIVGKDLEEVKKQSDKVNYLVQWNLPEDLTMDDYLARKKKNSVHYAEVPEVSFERTYVCEDMSKCLCFYDAPDEDAVKRAREAVKTPIDSITEISNDK; encoded by the coding sequence ATGGGATTGTATTTAGTTGAAACGACTTTTGATGGTGAGATTACGGATAAAAATGCGCTGGAGACAAAAGTCAGTGAGGTAAAAGAAACAGTCGGAAAAGATGGCATAAACCTTATTGAAGTTCAGGCTGCCAAAGATTCATCCCGCTCTTTCCTGATTTTTGAAAGCGAAAAGGAAGAGTCAGCGCTGGCAGATACATTAAAAGAAAATGGCGTCAATGTCGATTTGATTAAAGCTGTCCGTATTGTCGGAAAAGATCTGGAAGAAGTGAAAAAGCAATCCGATAAAGTAAATTATCTCGTTCAGTGGAATTTGCCGGAAGATTTGACGATGGATGATTACTTGGCGCGCAAAAAGAAAAACTCGGTTCATTATGCAGAAGTTCCCGAAGTATCATTTGAGCGGACATATGTATGTGAAGATATGTCCAAATGTCTTTGTTTCTATGACGCACCGGATGAAGATGCCGTCAAAAGAGCACGGGAAGCAGTTAAAACACCTATCGATTCCATTACAGAAATTTCAAACGATAAGTAA
- a CDS encoding DoxX family protein has protein sequence MVLISIKGILGLGFIMFGLLKFGSEQMVEGFKHYGYTPGFRIFTGCIEIVAAVLLIAGIWNETSAVIGSFLVVATMIGAIFTHMKVKDQLKDMMIPLILLVLGVIVLVLSLISVLD, from the coding sequence ATGGTATTAATAAGTATTAAAGGAATTTTAGGATTAGGGTTTATAATGTTTGGATTGTTGAAATTTGGTTCTGAACAAATGGTCGAAGGATTTAAACATTATGGTTATACACCAGGGTTTCGAATTTTTACAGGCTGTATAGAAATTGTCGCAGCAGTATTATTAATTGCAGGTATTTGGAACGAGACATCTGCAGTTATTGGTAGTTTCCTTGTTGTAGCAACAATGATTGGAGCAATTTTTACACACATGAAAGTAAAAGACCAATTAAAAGATATGATGATACCACTTATTTTATTAGTACTTGGTGTGATTGTACTGGTTTTAAGTTTAATATCGGTACTTGACTAA
- a CDS encoding NADPH-dependent FMN reductase: MKIVGLSGSKVGSKTSTAMDYTMKAAAEKYPDAELTFIDLAEYDVQFSDGRDYREYKGDTKYIAETVMAADAIIIGTPIFQASIPATLKNIFDLLPVNAFRDKVVSMLVTAGSPKHYLIVEQQVKPILGYMKAQIVQTYVFIEEKDFYRKEITNDDVLFRIDRLVEDTVMLTETYSSIREAKEAQYNF, translated from the coding sequence ATGAAAATTGTCGGTTTATCCGGTTCAAAAGTCGGTTCTAAAACCAGTACGGCTATGGACTATACAATGAAAGCAGCAGCCGAAAAGTATCCCGATGCTGAACTCACGTTTATTGATTTAGCGGAATACGATGTGCAGTTTAGTGACGGGCGGGATTACCGGGAATATAAAGGTGATACAAAATATATCGCAGAAACTGTCATGGCGGCAGATGCCATTATTATCGGGACGCCCATCTTCCAGGCGTCCATACCCGCGACATTGAAAAATATATTTGATTTACTGCCTGTTAACGCATTTCGTGATAAGGTTGTCAGCATGCTTGTAACAGCAGGTTCACCAAAGCACTACCTCATCGTAGAACAACAAGTAAAACCTATTTTGGGTTATATGAAGGCACAAATTGTTCAGACGTATGTATTTATCGAAGAAAAGGATTTTTATCGGAAAGAGATTACAAATGATGATGTGTTATTTCGAATTGACCGTTTGGTTGAAGATACAGTCATGTTAACGGAAACCTATTCGAGCATACGTGAAGCGAAAGAAGCACAATATAATTTTTAG